A stretch of the Corylus avellana chromosome ca6, CavTom2PMs-1.0 genome encodes the following:
- the LOC132184569 gene encoding pentatricopeptide repeat-containing protein At2g01390 — protein MRSTYDSHGFLRKFAVFWAIHGDQPFCYWKSSIKRLHSLHHHKQKKPITWYSQKRKKPVKSVEKQESDPGVYMRDTVGKIYRLLKYSSWDLAKEELERLPIRWDSYTVNKVLKTHPPMEKAWLFFNWASRLKGFKHDQFTYTTMVGIFGEAGRISSMKYVFEQMQEKGLKIDAVTYTSLMHWLSSSGDVDGAVKVWEEMKANGCYLTVVSYTAYMKVLFDNSRAKEATDVYREMLQSGCTPNCHTYTILMEHLVGSGKYKEALEMFCKMQEAGTQPDKAACNILVEKCYIAGETKALTLILQYMKESRLVLRYPVFLKALKALKIAGESSALLMQVNPHFSTECVSEEAGDLRPTGADVPFSIDRGLLLIFLKKRNLVAVDRLLTGIIDKNIRLDSAIISIIVEANCDRCRRSGALLAFKYSVRMGITIERNAYLSLIGILMRSNSFSKVVEIVEAMIRTGQSLGTYQSTLLIYRLGCSRRGVYAAKIFDLLPDDQKNTATFTALIGVYFTVGNSDKGLQICKTMLEKGIYPTLGTYNVLLAGLENSGRISEAEVYRKEKKSLELHGHSRVTISLEEKICDLLFAGEVVS, from the exons ATGCGCAGCACGTATGATTCCCATGGATTTCTCAGAAAGTTTGCTGTCTTCTGGGCTATCCATGGCGATCAGCCTTTTTGTTATTGGAAGAGTTCGATTAAACGCTTACATTCCCTTCACCATCATAAACAAAAGAAACCCATTACTTGGTATAGCCAAAAGAGGAAGAAACCTGTAAAATCTGTCGAGAAGCAAGAATCTGACCCGGGTGTGTATATGAGGGACACTGTGGGAAAAATATACAGACTCCTAAAGTATTCCTCTTGGGATTTGGCCAAAGAAGAGCTTGAGAGGCTCCCTATAAGATGGGATTCTTATACAGTCAACAAAGTTCTGAAAACCCATCCTCCAATGGAGAAGGCCTGGTTGTTTTTCAACTGGGCTTCAAGGCTAAAAGGGTTCAAGCACGACCAGTTTACTTATACAACAATGGTGGGTATTTTTGGAGAAGCGGGGAGGATTTCGTCGATGAAGTATGTGTTTGAGCAGATGCAGGAGAAGGGGTTGAAGATAGATGCTGTGACTTACACTTCGTTGATGCATTGGCTTTCTAGCTCTGGAGATGTTGATGGGGCAGTGAAGGTGTGGGAAGAAATGAAGGCTAACGGCTGCTATCTCACTGTTGTTTCCTACACTGCCTATATGAAGGTTCTGTTTGATAATAGTAGAGCAAAGGAGGCCACTGATGTTTACAGGGAGATGCTTCAATCTGGGTGTACTCCAAATTGTCACACCTACACTATCTTAATGGAACATCTTGTGGGTTCTG GAAAATATAAAGAAGCCCTTGAGATGTTTTGCAAAATGCAAGAAGCTGGGACACAACCTGATAAGGCTGCATGCAATATATTGGTGGAGAAATGTTACATTGCTGGGGAGACAAAGGCTTTAACACTAATCCTTCAGTATATGAAAGAAAGCCGCCTTGTTCTTCGTTACCCTGTATTTCTGAAAGCTCTGAAAGCCTTGAAAATTGCTGGGGAGAGTAGCGCCCTCCTCATGCAAGTGAATCCTCATTTTTCAACAGAATGTGTCAGCGAGGAGGCTGGTGACTTGAGACCAACCGGTGCTGATGTTCCCTTTAGCATAGACAGAGGACTTCTactgatttttttgaaaaaacgaAATCTTGTCGCCGTTGACCGCCTACTTACTGGGATAATTGATAAGAATATAAGACTGGATTCTGCAATTATCTCAATCATTGTTGAGGCAAATTGTGATCGTTGCAGACGCAGTGGTGCTCTTTTGGCCTTCAAGTATAGTGTAAGAATGGGCATAACTATTGAGAGAAATGCATATCTTTCCTTGATAGGCATTTTAATGAGATCAAATTCATTTTCAAAGGTAGTGGAGATTGTTGAGGCCATGATTAGGACTGGACAATCTCTTGGAACATATCAAAGCACACTTCTAATCTATAGGCTTGGTTGCTCTAGAAGGGGTGTTTACGCTGCAAAAATATTTGATCTTTTGCCTGATGATCAGAAGAACACAGCCACTTTCACTGCTTTGATTGGTGTTTATTTCACAGTTGGCAACTCTGACAAAGGACTTCAAATTTGCAAAACTATGCTAGAGAAAGGAATTTATCCCACATTAGGAACTTACAATGTGCTATTAGCTGGTCTTGAAAATAGTGGTAGAATTTCTGAAGCAGAGGTATAtaggaaggaaaagaagagcCTGGAGTTACACGGTCATTCTCGAGTAACCATCTCCTTGGAGGAAAAGATCTGTGACCTTCTATTTGCTGGGGAAGTGGTATCTTGA
- the LOC132185396 gene encoding tubulin beta chain-like produces MREILHIQGGQCGNQIGSKFWEVVCDEHGIDPTGQYTGNTELQLERVNVYYNEASGGRYVPRAVLMDLEPGTMDSIRAGPYGQLFRPDNIVFGQSGAGNNWAKGHYTEGAELIDSVLDVVRKEVENSDCLQDPMISKC; encoded by the exons ATGCGTGAGATTCTTCACATTCAGGGAGGGCAATGTGGGAACCAAATCGGATCCAAGTTCTGGGAGGTGGTCTGCGACGAGCACGGCATCGACCCAACCGGCCAGTACACCGGAAACACCGAGCTTCAGCTTGAGAGAGTGAATGTCTATTACAACGAGGCGAGCGGTGGGCGGTATGTGCCACGGGCGGTGCTCATGGACCTTGAGCCAGGCACCATGGACAGCATCAGGGCTGGCCCTTATGGCCAGCTTTTTAGGCCTGATAACATAGTTTTCGGCCAGTCTGGTGCCGGCAACAATTGGGCCAAGGGGCATTACACAGAAGGCGCTGAGCTCATCGATTCCGTGCTCGACGTCGTTAGGAAAGAAGTTGAGAACAGTGACTGCTTGCAAG ATCCTATGATCTCTAAATGTTAA
- the LOC132185397 gene encoding tubulin beta-1 chain-like produces MLSGESFSLLLTVLYLLLEAFSVSLYHLKTRKTTVPEPPHTAPSELPRALTRRPNFWQFRHCPSATSRHGGPITSPRPPIDSFHLGFQFCHSLGGGTGSGMGTLLISKIREEYPDRMMLTFSVFPSPKVSDTVVEPYNCTLSVHQLVENADECMVLDNEALYDICLRILKLTTPSFGDLNHLISATMSGVTCCLRFPGQLNSDLRKLAVNLIPFPRLHFFMVGFAPLTSQGSQQYQALTVPELTQQMWDAKNMMCAADPRHGRYLTASALFRGKMSTKEVDEQVMNVQNKNSSYFVEWIPNNVKSSVCDIPPKGLPMASTFIGNSTSIQEMFRRVSEQFTAMFRRKAFLHWYTGEGMDEMEFTEAESNMNDLVAEYQQYQDATADEDGDYEDDDGTDDK; encoded by the exons ATGTTATCCGGCGAATCATTCTCTCTGctcctcacggttctctatcttctcctcgaggCTTTCAGTGTATCACTATACCACTTGAAAACCCGGAAGACAACCGTCCCAGAGCCGCCGCACACAGCCCCATCGGAGCTTCcacgcgccctcacgcgccgcccaaatttttggcaattccgccactgccCTTCCGCCACCagccgccacggtggtccgatcACTTCTCCAAGGCCACCGATCGATAGCTTTCATCTCG GATTTCAATTCTGCCATTCGCTAGGAGGTGGAACTGGATCAGGAATGGGAACTCTGCTAATTTCAAAGATTAGAGAAGAGTACCCGGATAGAATGATGCTCACATTTTCTGTCTTCCCATCTCCTAAGGTGTCCGACACTGTTGTGGAGCCTTACAATTGCACGCTTTCTGTTCATCAACTCGTAGAGAATGCTGATGAATGTATGGTTCTTGACAATGAAGCACTCTACGATATCTGCCTCAGGATTCTTAAGCTCACCACCCCGAGCT TTGGGGACTTGAATCATCTAATTTCGGCAACAATGAGTGGAGTAACTTGCTGTCTACGATTCCCGGGTCAATTGAACTCAGACCTTAGGAAGCTAGCAGTGAATTTGATCCCCTTCCCACGCCTTCACTTCTTCATGGTGGGGTTTGCTCCTCTAACATCGCAAGGATCACAGCAGTACCAAGCACTCACTGTCCCGGAACTCACCCAGCAAATGTGGGATGCCAAGAACATGATGTGCGCAGCTGATCCAAGGCATGGCCGATACCTCACAGCATCAGCCTTGTTCCGAGGCAAAATGAGCACCAAAGAAGTTGACGAGCAAGTGATGAATGTGCAGAACAAGAATTCCTCCTACTTTGTGGAATGGATCCCCAACAATGTCAAGTCTAGTGTCTGCGACATCCCGCCAAAAGGGCTTCCAATGGCTTCGACATTCATTGGGAATTCGACGTCGATACAAGAGATGTTTAGGAGAGTGAGCGAGCAGTTCACCGCCATGTTTAGGAGAAAGGCCTTCTTGCACTGGTATACTGGAGAAGGAATGGATGAGATGGAGTTTACTGAAGCGGAAAGTAACATGAATGATCTCGTCGCCGAGTATCAGCAGTACCAGGATGCAACTGCCGATGAAGATGGCGattatgaagatgatgatggCACTGATGACAAATGA